In Trachemys scripta elegans isolate TJP31775 unplaced genomic scaffold, CAS_Tse_1.0 scaffold_93, whole genome shotgun sequence, one DNA window encodes the following:
- the LOC117870662 gene encoding zinc finger protein OZF-like, giving the protein LERGEEPWILDLQGSEKEELLKGKAKACETPDRPEENFSSHSDLTTHDRINLEETRYTCHECGKSFNLNAALITHHTIYTGEKLYECSECRKHFNQSSTLSTHRRIHTGEMPYRCSECGKSFSRSSHLIRHQRIHSGEKPYTCSECGKSFNQSSALITHQRIHTGDTPYTCSECGKSFSRSSALITHQSIHTGETPYICSHCGKSFSRSSSLITHQRIHTGERPYTCYDCGKSFNRSSNLTIHQRIHTGEKPYTCTDCGKSFSQSCALSAHRRIHTGEKPYRCSECGKRFNHSSALITHRRIHTGERPYPCSECGKIFSQSSHLITHQRIHTGDTPYTCSECGKSFSQSSAFITHQRIHTGDTPYTCSECEKSFSRSSALITHQRIHTGDTPYTCSECGKSFNQSSNLIKHQRIHMGENCNKSLD; this is encoded by the exons ctggaacgaggggaagagccgTGGATCTTGGACCTCCAGGGCTCTGAGAAAGAAGAGCTTCTGAAAG GAAAAGCAAAAGCCTGTGAGACTCCGGACAGGCCAGAGGAAAACTTCAGTAGCCACTCAGACCTTACAACACACGACAGAATCAACTTGGAAGAGACACGCTACACATGCcatgagtgcgggaaaagcttcaatttGAACGCTGCCCTTATCACACATCACACAATCTACACGGGTGAGAAACTTTATGAATGCTCTGAGTGTAGGAAACACTTCAATCAGAGCTCTACCTTGAGTAcacataggagaatccacacaggagagatgcCCTACAggtgctctgagtgcgggaaaagcttcagtcggagctcacaccttatcagacatcagagaatccactcaggagagaagccctacacatgctctgagtgcgggaagagcttcaatcagagctctgcccttatcacacatcagagaatccacacaggggacacgccctacacatgctctgagtgcgggaaaagcttcagtcggagctctgcccttatcacacatcagagtatccacacaggggagacGCCCTACATATGCTCTcactgcgggaaaagcttcagtcggagctcttcccttatcacacatcagagaatccacacaggtgagAGGCCCTACACATGCTacgactgtgggaaaagcttcaatcggaGCTCAAACCTTACcatacatcagagaatccacacaggagagaaaccctacacaTGCACTGACTGCGGGAAAAGTTTCAGTCAGAGCTGTGCCCTGAGCGcacataggagaatccacactGGTGAAAAACCATATAGATgttctgagtgcgggaaaagatTCAATCACAGCTCTGCCCTGATCACgcataggagaatccacacaggagagaggccctacccatgctctgagtgtggaaAAATCTTCAGTCAGAGCTCAcaccttatcacacatcagagaatccacacaggggacacaccctacacatgctctgagtgcgggaaaagtttCAGTCAGAGCTCTGCCtttatcacacatcagagaatccacacaggggacacgccctacacatgctctgagtgtgagaaaagcttcagtcggagctctgcccttatcacacatcagagaatccacacaggggacacgccctacacatgctccgagtgtgggaaaagcttcaatcagagctcaaaccttattaaacatcagagaatccacatgggCGAGAACTGTAATAAATCCCTTGACTAG